A window of the Candidatus Bathyarchaeia archaeon genome harbors these coding sequences:
- a CDS encoding zinc metalloprotease HtpX, whose amino-acid sequence MSLWQLRMSVLGTLAAIIGLSTLFFTAILWWFNVDFILMPIIVISFNLLQWLIAPYLIDAMYRVREVSPSEKPRLHEMVERLSAKSGLKKPRVMVANMPIPNAFAYGSPIAGSRVAVTSEMLNTLDDEEVEAVIGHELGHLKHRDVQVMMFVSILPAIFYYIGFSMLWSSSYRSRNERGSGGAAAIGVVSILMYFVLTMFILYLSRLREYFADRHSASIVDDGPRKLSEGLAKIVDYTHKLKHSRRNVGTAGSFKALFISDPDRAEADSAAMSRVMSYRTDQKLVESVLTKNVTALDRLAELFSTHPNIVKRLRALQKLA is encoded by the coding sequence ATGAGTTTGTGGCAGCTTCGAATGTCCGTGCTGGGAACGTTAGCCGCAATCATAGGCTTGTCCACCCTGTTCTTCACAGCTATTTTGTGGTGGTTCAACGTTGACTTTATTCTGATGCCCATAATCGTCATTTCCTTTAACCTTCTTCAATGGCTCATCGCGCCATACCTCATCGACGCCATGTACCGTGTCCGCGAGGTCTCGCCTTCAGAAAAACCGCGACTGCACGAAATGGTTGAAAGGCTCAGCGCAAAAAGCGGGTTAAAAAAGCCTCGCGTCATGGTTGCAAACATGCCAATTCCAAACGCGTTTGCCTATGGTTCGCCTATAGCTGGGTCCAGAGTTGCAGTGACATCGGAAATGTTGAACACGCTTGATGACGAAGAGGTTGAAGCAGTTATAGGGCACGAGTTGGGGCATTTGAAGCATCGTGACGTGCAGGTCATGATGTTTGTCTCCATCCTGCCAGCGATCTTCTATTACATAGGCTTCTCCATGCTCTGGTCATCATCGTACCGAAGCAGAAACGAAAGAGGCTCAGGCGGAGCTGCAGCAATAGGTGTCGTCAGCATTCTCATGTACTTCGTCTTAACGATGTTCATTCTGTATTTGAGCCGGCTTCGGGAGTATTTCGCGGATCGTCACAGCGCCAGCATCGTTGATGATGGGCCTCGTAAACTCTCTGAAGGCCTAGCAAAAATCGTGGACTATACTCATAAGTTGAAGCATTCCCGCCGAAACGTTGGCACAGCGGGGTCATTCAAGGCTTTGTTCATCTCAGATCCGGATAGGGCTGAGGCTGACTCAGCTGCGATGTCTCGAGTAATGAGCTACCGAACTGATCAAAAACTGGTTGAGAGCGTTCTAACAAAAAACGTCACCGCTTTAGACCGGTTGGCCGAGTTGTTCTCAACGCATCCCAACATCGTAAAACGATTGCGCGCCTTGCAGAAACTGGCCTAG
- the rtcA gene encoding RNA 3'-terminal phosphate cyclase, whose product MLEIDGSQKSGSGTILRLSIALAAIMKKPLHIIRIREKRVQPGLRPQHLEAVLTAAKLCNAEVKGAKLGSRELWFTPNEIHGGEVKAEIGTAGSIPMLLLTVLPICAYAEKPVHLHVKKGGTDVRNAPTINYLKYVLLPMLARMGLKASLIIQKYGYYPKGMGEILLDVEPCRNLDSITLDDFGKLRDVKGVSVCTFLADRRVAERQAVAANDRLKAAGLKAEIEIRNDMSNPLQKGSSLVLWAETDKGALLGGDAIGELGKPSETVGREAAENLLKEIESEATVDSHLADMLVPYVALAKGKSVYLSRLVTEHLDTNILLTEQILGMKFHVARSQSLCCIETVGLQL is encoded by the coding sequence TTGTTAGAAATTGACGGCAGCCAAAAGAGTGGCAGTGGCACCATCCTTCGCTTATCCATTGCATTAGCTGCAATTATGAAAAAGCCATTGCACATCATCCGCATACGCGAGAAACGCGTTCAACCTGGACTGCGCCCACAGCATCTGGAAGCCGTGCTCACCGCAGCCAAGCTGTGCAACGCCGAAGTCAAAGGCGCTAAACTCGGTTCGCGTGAGCTTTGGTTCACGCCAAATGAGATACACGGTGGCGAAGTTAAAGCGGAGATAGGAACTGCGGGCAGCATTCCCATGCTTCTGTTAACTGTTCTGCCAATATGCGCCTATGCGGAGAAGCCTGTGCACTTGCATGTTAAGAAAGGCGGAACAGATGTGAGAAACGCGCCTACAATCAACTACCTGAAGTATGTGCTGCTGCCTATGCTGGCTCGTATGGGCTTGAAGGCTTCGTTAATCATTCAGAAATATGGTTACTATCCAAAGGGAATGGGTGAAATCCTGCTTGACGTTGAGCCCTGCCGAAATCTCGATTCCATAACCCTAGACGACTTCGGAAAACTACGAGACGTAAAAGGCGTATCCGTTTGCACTTTTCTTGCTGACCGCAGGGTTGCTGAGCGTCAAGCAGTAGCGGCAAATGACCGCCTCAAAGCTGCAGGGTTGAAGGCAGAAATAGAAATACGTAATGACATGTCGAATCCACTGCAGAAGGGCAGTTCTCTGGTTTTGTGGGCTGAAACCGACAAAGGCGCGTTATTGGGCGGAGATGCCATAGGCGAGCTGGGCAAACCCAGCGAAACAGTAGGGCGAGAAGCCGCTGAGAATCTGCTTAAGGAAATAGAGTCCGAGGCTACTGTTGACTCGCATTTGGCTGATATGTTGGTGCCTTATGTTGCGCTTGCGAAAGGCAAGTCAGTTTACTTAAGCCGCCTTGTCACGGAGCATTTGGACACAAACATCTTGTTAACTGAGCAGATTCTGGGCATGAAATTCCATGTGGCCAGATCCCAGAGTCTTTGTTGCATTGAAACCGTCGGATTGCAGTTGTGA
- the surE gene encoding 5'/3'-nucleotidase SurE, which produces MKTILLINDDGIYASGLLAIKKKLAHLGKIVAVTPKEEISGIGKAITSTRHVQIEEVKLSDDSKAYGVIGGTPADAYLLAVNKILKSPPDVVVAGINLGPNLGIDDFLNSGTIGAALEAAIHNIPAVAISYCKREIDDQKADKSKITLAELELAASVGQKIVEHVLEKGMPPNVDLISVNVPENADCTRLKVTKLSYEGYGDLFTKEEKGYRIAQWRLADYGDSDPETDVHVVQSEGCISIMPVRIRFQHNMTAMEKAVKQIF; this is translated from the coding sequence ATGAAGACAATCTTACTGATCAATGATGACGGGATTTATGCTTCAGGTTTATTGGCTATCAAAAAGAAGCTCGCACATCTCGGAAAAATTGTTGCAGTTACTCCGAAAGAAGAGATTAGCGGAATTGGAAAAGCCATCACTTCCACAAGACACGTGCAAATAGAAGAAGTTAAGCTGAGCGACGACTCCAAAGCCTACGGAGTCATAGGTGGAACGCCGGCAGATGCCTATCTTCTGGCAGTCAACAAGATCCTTAAGAGCCCACCTGATGTCGTAGTTGCTGGAATAAACCTTGGTCCAAACTTGGGGATAGATGACTTCTTGAACTCCGGGACTATTGGCGCAGCCTTGGAAGCCGCCATTCACAACATACCCGCCGTAGCCATATCTTACTGCAAACGTGAAATCGATGATCAAAAAGCAGACAAATCCAAGATAACGCTAGCAGAGTTGGAGCTAGCAGCAAGCGTTGGGCAAAAAATCGTTGAACACGTTCTAGAAAAAGGCATGCCCCCTAATGTAGACCTCATTTCAGTCAATGTTCCAGAGAACGCCGATTGCACAAGACTGAAAGTAACGAAGCTGTCCTACGAAGGCTACGGCGACCTGTTCACGAAAGAGGAAAAGGGCTACAGAATTGCCCAATGGAGACTAGCCGACTACGGCGATTCTGATCCTGAAACAGATGTTCATGTGGTTCAAAGTGAAGGATGCATTTCAATCATGCCCGTTAGAATCAGATTTCAGCATAACATGACGGCAATGGAAAAAGCTGTGAAACAAATTTTCTGA
- a CDS encoding acylphosphatase, with amino-acid sequence MKIRAHVYVSGRVQGVFFRSETQDEAIRHGVTGWVRNTPDGRVEAVFEGEKESVDRLVEFCKRGSYGASVMKAEVLWEDYKAEFHKFSIRYES; translated from the coding sequence TTGAAGATTAGGGCTCACGTCTATGTTAGTGGCAGGGTTCAGGGCGTATTTTTCCGAAGTGAAACCCAAGATGAAGCCATAAGACACGGTGTAACCGGCTGGGTGAGAAACACGCCTGACGGAAGAGTTGAAGCTGTTTTCGAAGGCGAAAAGGAGAGCGTCGATAGGCTCGTGGAATTTTGCAAACGAGGTTCATATGGTGCAAGTGTGATGAAAGCTGAGGTTCTCTGGGAAGATTACAAAGCGGAGTTCCACAAATTCAGCATACGTTATGAATCCTAG
- a CDS encoding glutamate--tRNA ligase, with translation MVDNTEREAIKKIALLNALNYGGKAQFQPVLGKLLTEQPQLKTKIKEIAPIIQGIVAEVNKLPIEKQKKIVEEKWPEALVKTRVEVERTLPSLSNVDKYERVVTRFAPNPDCMLHLGSARAIVLCDEYAKMYNGSFRVRLEDTDPRLKRSALPFYAAIPVDLKWLGCKWDMEVIQSDRLPAYYEYAEKLLASGAAYVCACTSEKFRKLITTKKPCPCRDLPASEHLARWKYMLNGTYKEGEAVVRIKTDLKHPNPAVRDWPALRIINPKKYPHPRVGDKYRVWPLYNFSAGVDDHLMGVTHIIRGKEHLANQTRQEYMYEHLGWHYPEAIHYGRMKIVGGLLSKSKIVEGVKKGAFTGWDDPRLATFIALRKRGILPETIRRLIIEVGPKTVDVTLSWENLYAVNRKLLDPITDRYFFVRDPRKLKVTKIPEVTLAHLPLHPDNSKRGFREFRIEPQKGAAEFWIATQDANLLKNGQIVRLMGLFNMRIEDVEAGVVEASFHSKGHEEARKLGAPLIHWLPVGTGIPCEVVMPDATVARGIAEDTCRQLKPDTTVQFERFGFARIDSIEWKLTAYYAHR, from the coding sequence ATGGTAGATAACACGGAAAGGGAAGCCATAAAGAAAATCGCGCTTCTAAACGCGCTTAACTATGGAGGAAAAGCGCAGTTCCAGCCTGTTCTTGGAAAACTACTAACTGAGCAGCCTCAACTGAAGACAAAGATAAAGGAAATTGCGCCGATTATCCAAGGCATCGTTGCCGAAGTGAATAAACTTCCCATTGAGAAACAGAAGAAAATCGTAGAGGAAAAGTGGCCAGAGGCCCTTGTCAAGACGCGAGTTGAGGTTGAAAGAACTTTACCGTCACTATCGAATGTCGACAAATATGAACGCGTCGTGACTCGTTTTGCGCCCAATCCGGACTGTATGCTTCACTTAGGTAGCGCGCGAGCCATAGTGCTTTGCGACGAATACGCCAAAATGTACAACGGTTCGTTTAGAGTGCGACTTGAAGACACTGATCCACGATTGAAAAGGTCAGCTTTACCCTTTTACGCTGCTATTCCTGTGGATTTGAAGTGGCTTGGCTGCAAATGGGATATGGAAGTTATTCAGAGCGATCGACTCCCCGCCTACTATGAGTATGCTGAAAAGCTTCTGGCAAGCGGCGCCGCATACGTCTGCGCTTGCACGTCCGAAAAGTTTCGCAAGTTGATCACAACAAAGAAGCCGTGTCCCTGCCGAGACTTGCCAGCAAGTGAGCATCTAGCTCGTTGGAAATACATGTTAAATGGAACGTACAAGGAAGGCGAAGCCGTTGTGCGGATTAAGACGGACTTGAAACATCCCAATCCAGCAGTGCGTGACTGGCCTGCACTACGCATAATCAACCCAAAGAAATATCCTCACCCTCGAGTCGGCGACAAGTATCGCGTTTGGCCTCTTTACAACTTCTCTGCTGGCGTAGATGATCATTTGATGGGCGTAACACACATCATACGTGGCAAGGAGCACCTTGCAAATCAGACTAGGCAAGAGTACATGTACGAGCATCTTGGTTGGCACTATCCTGAAGCCATCCACTATGGGCGGATGAAAATCGTGGGTGGACTCTTGAGCAAGTCAAAGATTGTTGAAGGCGTAAAGAAAGGCGCGTTCACAGGTTGGGATGACCCCCGATTAGCCACGTTCATCGCTCTAAGAAAACGTGGGATACTGCCTGAAACTATAAGACGTCTGATAATTGAAGTCGGTCCGAAAACCGTGGATGTAACATTGAGTTGGGAGAACCTCTACGCTGTCAATCGAAAACTGCTCGATCCAATAACCGACCGTTATTTCTTTGTACGTGACCCGAGAAAACTCAAGGTTACGAAGATCCCAGAAGTCACCCTAGCTCACTTGCCGCTCCATCCGGACAACTCAAAACGAGGCTTCCGCGAATTCCGAATAGAACCACAAAAAGGCGCTGCCGAATTCTGGATTGCCACACAAGACGCGAATCTGTTGAAGAACGGTCAGATCGTGCGGTTGATGGGTCTTTTCAACATGCGGATCGAGGATGTGGAAGCTGGAGTTGTCGAGGCAAGTTTTCACAGCAAAGGTCATGAAGAGGCAAGAAAGCTTGGCGCGCCTCTGATCCATTGGCTGCCCGTGGGCACCGGCATTCCTTGCGAAGTGGTTATGCCCGATGCAACTGTGGCAAGAGGCATAGCCGAAGACACATGTCGACAACTCAAACCAGATACCACTGTACAGTTCGAACGCTTCGGCTTCGCCAGAATCGACAGCATCGAATGGAAACTTACAGCGTACTATGCCCACAGATAA
- a CDS encoding polyprenyl synthetase family protein: MKIDVEKLLEENAQIVDKLIERYIPRKFDRSASVFSQSPPRYDFNIEALDKAIASPIWDFLDRGGKRWRPSLFLLVVEALGKDSKNLQDFAIIPEVIHNGTIMIDDIEDDSELRRGKPCTHKLFGLDVAINAGNSMYYLPLLTLILNRDKIGAEKLSRIYEIYIRDMINLSLGQAMDIAWHKGLADTDKLTETQYMQMCAYKTGTLARMAAEIASVLCEASSDTVERLGRFAEALGIAFQIQDDVLDLTSKEFAAKKGGRGQDITEGKRSLILIHTLEKAKLADKKRLDAILKMHTDDQKLKDEAIQIMKQYGSIEYARQFAKKLVTGSWEEVDRLLSPCEGKEKLKAFADYLVERGM, encoded by the coding sequence ATGAAGATTGACGTGGAAAAATTGCTTGAGGAAAACGCGCAAATTGTCGACAAACTAATTGAGCGCTACATCCCAAGAAAATTCGACCGATCAGCGAGTGTTTTTTCACAGAGCCCGCCTCGATACGATTTCAATATTGAAGCACTGGACAAAGCGATAGCTAGTCCCATATGGGATTTCCTTGACCGCGGCGGCAAACGGTGGCGACCATCTTTGTTTCTGCTTGTTGTAGAAGCCTTAGGTAAGGACTCGAAGAACCTGCAGGATTTTGCCATTATTCCAGAGGTCATTCACAATGGAACCATCATGATTGATGACATTGAGGACGACTCTGAGCTTCGAAGAGGCAAACCCTGCACCCATAAGCTGTTCGGCCTTGATGTGGCGATCAACGCTGGAAATTCCATGTACTACTTGCCCTTGTTGACGCTAATCCTAAACCGTGACAAGATAGGCGCCGAGAAGTTGAGTCGAATCTATGAAATCTACATCCGCGATATGATCAATCTGAGCTTAGGGCAAGCCATGGACATCGCTTGGCATAAGGGCTTGGCAGACACTGACAAGCTGACTGAGACGCAGTATATGCAGATGTGCGCTTACAAGACTGGCACGTTGGCCAGGATGGCGGCTGAGATTGCGTCTGTCTTATGTGAGGCAAGCAGTGACACGGTTGAGAGGTTGGGACGGTTTGCTGAAGCCTTGGGGATAGCCTTTCAGATTCAAGACGACGTTCTTGATTTGACGAGCAAAGAATTCGCTGCAAAGAAGGGCGGACGAGGTCAAGACATAACAGAAGGCAAGCGAAGTCTAATCCTGATTCACACACTCGAGAAGGCGAAGCTAGCTGACAAGAAGAGACTAGACGCGATTCTCAAAATGCACACCGATGACCAAAAGCTGAAAGATGAAGCAATTCAAATCATGAAGCAATACGGCTCAATTGAATACGCCAGACAATTCGCCAAAAAACTTGTGACTGGGAGCTGGGAAGAAGTGGACAGGTTACTTTCACCGTGTGAAGGTAAGGAAAAACTGAAAGCCTTTGCCGACTACCTCGTCGAAAGGGGCATGTAA
- the fni gene encoding type 2 isopentenyl-diphosphate Delta-isomerase, which yields MSKKTEERKDEHLDICLRENVQARHTTTGFEEIHMIHKALPEINLEEINLSGKTFNHKFSAPLIVESMTGGTRNGSKVNVAIAKAVEELGLGMGVGSQRTAFESTTVEGTFAVTRKEAPNAFIMANIGAPQLAKGYGAKEAKKAVEMLEADALLIHLNPLQEAIQPEGETTFNGVAARIQAIVDGVDIPVIVKEVGCGIGAAEAKQLEALGIAGIDIAGAGGTSWTAVEYFRAKKERDETRQRLGETFWDWGIPTAASLIETTQVVHIPVIASGGLRSGIDLAKALALGASLTGVAYPILDPAFHGAQEAKKKLQLLLDELKTTMFLVGANSVQKLRRAPLIVTGKMADWLVMRGFEPQNYARRDL from the coding sequence TTGTCGAAGAAAACTGAAGAAAGAAAAGATGAGCATCTGGACATCTGCCTAAGAGAGAACGTTCAAGCAAGACACACTACAACCGGCTTTGAAGAAATTCACATGATACACAAGGCTTTGCCAGAAATAAACTTAGAAGAAATAAACCTGTCTGGTAAGACCTTCAATCACAAGTTCTCAGCTCCGTTGATCGTTGAGTCAATGACAGGAGGCACACGTAACGGAAGCAAGGTCAACGTGGCAATTGCGAAAGCGGTTGAAGAGCTAGGTTTGGGAATGGGCGTTGGAAGCCAACGAACAGCCTTCGAAAGTACAACCGTAGAAGGCACGTTTGCAGTAACTCGCAAGGAGGCCCCTAACGCATTCATCATGGCTAACATTGGTGCGCCGCAGTTAGCAAAAGGGTACGGAGCCAAAGAGGCCAAGAAAGCAGTAGAAATGCTGGAAGCAGACGCCTTGCTAATCCATCTAAACCCTTTGCAAGAGGCAATTCAACCAGAAGGCGAGACCACTTTCAACGGCGTAGCCGCCAGAATTCAGGCGATAGTTGACGGTGTAGACATACCAGTCATCGTCAAAGAAGTAGGTTGCGGAATAGGCGCCGCTGAAGCTAAACAACTTGAAGCCTTAGGAATCGCAGGCATCGACATTGCAGGAGCAGGCGGAACAAGCTGGACAGCGGTTGAGTATTTCAGAGCTAAGAAGGAAAGAGATGAAACTCGTCAAAGGCTGGGCGAAACCTTCTGGGACTGGGGCATTCCCACAGCCGCAAGTTTGATAGAAACAACCCAAGTGGTTCACATTCCGGTTATCGCTTCAGGCGGATTGCGTTCTGGCATAGACTTGGCTAAAGCGTTGGCTTTGGGTGCCAGTCTCACCGGTGTGGCGTACCCTATTTTGGATCCCGCGTTTCATGGCGCACAGGAAGCGAAAAAGAAGCTGCAACTCCTCTTGGATGAGTTGAAGACCACGATGTTTCTGGTTGGCGCGAACTCAGTTCAAAAACTCCGCAGAGCACCTTTAATCGTTACTGGGAAAATGGCTGATTGGTTGGTGATGCGTGGCTTTGAGCCTCAAAACTACGCGAGACGAGACCTCTAG
- a CDS encoding isopentenyl phosphate kinase, with the protein MNVRPVVLKLGGSAITYKDKDFTANQDAINRLAAEIAEAKIPQLIIVHGGGSFGHPLAKKYSIKEGFQGEASQLLGFSETHQSMITLNNIVLKALIKHNIPAVTIAPSSLTVTKSGRIIAAIDEPLKRLLSMDFVPLLYGDAVLDLDLGFTILSGDQLVASIAIQLNAERMVIGIDEDGLFTADPKGTRPTNFIEDCTLDELRELQKQLQTSTAHDVTGGIHGKIIELMPAIEKGIAALIVNASKPHLVYKALRGERVIGTHIQKE; encoded by the coding sequence TTGAACGTTAGGCCAGTAGTTCTCAAACTTGGCGGCTCAGCAATAACGTACAAGGACAAGGATTTCACAGCCAATCAAGATGCAATCAACAGACTTGCAGCAGAAATTGCTGAAGCCAAAATACCACAACTCATAATCGTTCACGGCGGCGGCTCTTTCGGTCACCCGTTAGCGAAGAAATACTCGATAAAAGAAGGCTTTCAAGGCGAAGCCTCTCAGCTACTGGGTTTTTCTGAGACGCACCAATCGATGATAACGTTGAACAACATAGTCTTGAAAGCTCTAATAAAGCATAATATCCCCGCGGTGACGATAGCACCTTCATCCCTAACAGTCACGAAGTCAGGTCGAATAATAGCTGCAATAGACGAACCTTTGAAAAGGCTGCTTTCCATGGACTTTGTGCCACTTCTTTACGGCGACGCTGTTCTCGACCTCGACTTGGGTTTCACAATTTTGTCCGGCGACCAACTGGTGGCTTCGATTGCCATACAGTTGAATGCTGAGAGAATGGTAATTGGCATTGATGAAGACGGATTGTTCACGGCTGATCCTAAAGGGACTAGACCAACTAATTTCATTGAAGATTGTACCCTTGATGAGCTGAGAGAATTACAGAAACAACTCCAAACATCAACTGCCCATGACGTAACAGGAGGCATTCACGGCAAGATAATTGAGCTCATGCCCGCAATCGAGAAGGGAATCGCGGCGTTAATTGTAAATGCATCAAAACCCCACTTAGTCTACAAGGCTTTGCGAGGCGAAAGAGTCATCGGCACCCACATCCAGAAAGAATGA
- the mvk gene encoding mevalonate kinase — protein MTDLKSKVVTASAPAKVILFGEHFVVYGQPAIVVAIDKRASATAQVRKDNRISINSVDLGISGVFKGDRFQAKRGGAKGRFRLEPVRRAVQLALERADKKVGIDLRIKSSIPVSAGLGSSAAVATSTVAAVSNLLGIELSRDEIFRMAYESERLVHGTPSGIDPAIATYGGALQFQRDKDFINLNVHANIPLVVGNTRVERSTGELVAKVRRMNENFPSIMKLIIVTGARIALEAAEALRQGNLQTAGELMNMNHALLCAVDVSHESLERLIFAARRSGAFGAKLTGGGGGGCMIALAEEKKLKRVMVAIERAGGTAFEACKTDEGVRIER, from the coding sequence ATGACTGATTTGAAAAGTAAGGTTGTGACTGCGTCCGCACCTGCAAAAGTCATTCTTTTTGGTGAACACTTTGTTGTTTACGGTCAACCCGCTATTGTGGTGGCAATTGACAAACGCGCAAGCGCCACTGCCCAAGTGAGAAAGGATAACCGGATAAGTATAAACTCCGTCGACCTAGGCATCTCAGGCGTCTTCAAAGGGGACAGGTTTCAAGCGAAGAGGGGCGGCGCGAAAGGCCGTTTCAGACTTGAACCTGTAAGAAGAGCTGTTCAACTGGCTCTTGAAAGGGCAGACAAGAAAGTAGGCATCGATCTGCGTATCAAATCCAGTATTCCAGTGTCTGCTGGCTTAGGCTCGTCTGCGGCTGTTGCAACGTCAACAGTTGCCGCGGTCAGCAATCTTTTGGGAATCGAGCTTTCCCGCGATGAGATTTTTAGGATGGCTTATGAGTCAGAGCGGCTCGTTCACGGCACGCCATCTGGAATTGATCCAGCTATCGCAACATATGGTGGAGCACTTCAGTTTCAAAGAGACAAGGATTTCATCAACCTAAATGTGCATGCAAACATTCCTTTGGTCGTAGGCAATACGCGGGTTGAGCGGTCAACTGGCGAGCTGGTTGCAAAAGTCAGGCGAATGAATGAGAATTTTCCATCAATAATGAAATTGATAATAGTCACTGGCGCGAGAATCGCTCTAGAAGCTGCTGAAGCGCTGAGACAAGGGAACCTCCAAACTGCTGGAGAGCTAATGAACATGAATCATGCGTTGCTTTGCGCTGTTGACGTATCCCATGAATCTCTTGAACGTCTGATTTTTGCGGCTCGGCGGAGCGGGGCGTTTGGTGCCAAACTCACTGGAGGAGGCGGAGGCGGATGCATGATCGCATTGGCGGAAGAAAAGAAGCTAAAAAGAGTCATGGTGGCAATCGAACGGGCTGGCGGAACGGCGTTTGAGGCTTGTAAGACCGACGAAGGCGTCAGAATTGAACGTTAG
- the amrB gene encoding AmmeMemoRadiSam system protein B, with amino-acid sequence MRSPAYAGTFYEGNATSLKAQIEGCFRHELGPKALPKASQGKLRNIVGMVSPHAGYMYSGPVAAHGYHHLALDGKPETVVIFGPNHTGRGSGLAIMKEGVWRTPLGEVELDTAVGDSIIKESAVIDVDDTAHTQEHSIEVQLPWLQYLYGSGFKFVPICFLMQDLESSREVGMAVAKALRGKAGLVIASTDMTHYEPQKIAEQKDKTVLEAAMKLDEKGLYSAVEGFQVTMCGYGPTIAAITAAKELGAREGKLLCYKTSGDVIGDRSAVVGYASLVFTR; translated from the coding sequence GTGAGAAGTCCCGCATACGCTGGAACGTTCTACGAGGGCAACGCCACATCGCTGAAGGCTCAAATAGAAGGCTGCTTCAGGCATGAACTTGGACCGAAAGCTCTGCCAAAAGCTTCTCAGGGCAAGCTGCGGAACATTGTTGGAATGGTTAGCCCTCACGCAGGTTACATGTACTCTGGACCTGTAGCGGCTCACGGCTATCATCACTTAGCTTTGGATGGCAAACCTGAAACTGTCGTGATATTTGGTCCCAACCACACCGGGAGGGGCAGCGGTTTGGCTATAATGAAAGAAGGAGTATGGCGCACACCGCTTGGGGAAGTTGAACTCGATACGGCAGTCGGAGACAGCATAATAAAAGAATCCGCGGTTATTGATGTCGACGACACAGCCCATACGCAAGAACACTCAATCGAGGTTCAACTGCCTTGGCTTCAGTATCTCTACGGTTCAGGCTTCAAGTTTGTGCCAATTTGCTTTCTTATGCAAGACTTGGAGTCAAGTCGCGAGGTCGGCATGGCCGTGGCTAAGGCTTTAAGAGGAAAAGCCGGCTTGGTAATCGCCTCAACCGATATGACACATTATGAACCCCAAAAAATTGCTGAACAAAAAGACAAAACCGTGCTCGAAGCGGCAATGAAGCTGGACGAGAAGGGGCTTTACTCAGCGGTTGAGGGCTTCCAAGTTACGATGTGCGGTTATGGACCAACCATAGCTGCGATAACAGCTGCAAAAGAGCTAGGCGCGCGAGAGGGCAAACTGCTGTGTTACAAAACAAGTGGGGATGTTATAGGCGACCGTTCAGCTGTTGTAGGCTACGCGTCTTTAGTCTTCACAAGGTAG
- the rpsB gene encoding 30S ribosomal protein S2 has product MSAEENKEEKSSTPEALDVPDVPVSAEASTEAAADAPTEAEVRVGEELLLPQDTLLSAGIHIGTRMKTKDMATFIYRVRPDGLFVLDVKKTDERIRAASKFLARFEPSRIVAIAARLYAREPVKRFCELTKATPIIGRFIPGMLSNPLYAGRIEPNIVIVSDPKADAQAVKEAGAIGIPVIALCSTDNEFAGVDLVIPTNNKGRRALAVIYWLLTRQILRERGELPPDGNPALTIDDFEVKLTKEE; this is encoded by the coding sequence ATGTCAGCAGAAGAGAACAAAGAAGAAAAATCATCTACGCCTGAAGCCTTAGACGTTCCAGACGTTCCAGTTTCAGCAGAAGCTTCAACAGAAGCAGCAGCAGACGCGCCAACCGAAGCTGAAGTCCGAGTTGGCGAGGAACTGCTTCTACCGCAGGACACCTTACTGTCAGCAGGCATACATATAGGCACAAGAATGAAAACCAAAGACATGGCCACGTTCATTTACAGAGTGCGCCCGGATGGGCTTTTTGTCTTAGACGTCAAGAAAACAGATGAACGCATCAGAGCTGCATCCAAGTTCTTGGCTCGCTTTGAGCCTTCAAGAATCGTGGCAATTGCTGCACGTCTCTACGCTCGTGAGCCAGTTAAGCGGTTCTGCGAACTCACCAAGGCAACCCCAATAATAGGACGTTTCATTCCGGGCATGCTTTCAAATCCCTTGTATGCTGGACGCATTGAACCCAATATTGTGATAGTCTCTGACCCCAAAGCAGACGCGCAAGCTGTGAAGGAGGCAGGAGCCATTGGCATTCCAGTGATAGCATTGTGCAGCACAGACAACGAGTTTGCCGGTGTTGATTTGGTTATTCCGACAAACAATAAGGGCAGACGAGCGCTGGCAGTTATTTATTGGCTTCTGACACGTCAGATTCTGCGCGAAAGAGGCGAGCTTCCACCAGATGGCAATCCAGCGCTTACGATTGACGACTTCGAAGTGAAGCTGACGAAAGAAGAATAG